ACTTCCGTaacataaacaaaagaaaaggccaCTCGACCCTATCATACGCCTTTTCCATATCCAATTTAAGCATAAGATTCGGTTGCTTCAACCTCCTATCTAGATCTACCACCAGCTCCTGTGTAAGAAGAATGTTGTCCGTAATCTCCCGACCTGAGACAAAACCTGTCTGCCACGGAGATATTAAGACAGGGAGAACCTTACCCAACCGATCCGAGATGATCTTAGAAATAATTTTCGAGCAGACATTGCAAAGACTTATTGGCCGAAAATCCTTCCATTGTCCAGCTCCCTCAACCTTAGGCAGTAAAACGATAGAAGTGCTAGTGAAGCTCCTCGGCAGCCGCATACCCTGGAAAAAGGCCTAGACCGCCTCCAATAAATCAGTGTTAATAATATCCCAACAAACTTGATAAAAACCTGCCCCAAACCCATCCGGGCCCGGAGCACTGTCTGCTTCCAATGCAAAAACCACCCTCTTTAGTTCTTCCAATTCAGGCAAGGCACCTAACATGGCATTATCTGCCGAGGTTAATTGGGGAAGTGCAAAAGGAAGTCCTGGAGAGAGACAGCCGTGGTGGTCAGAAGCAAACAAGGAAGAGAAGAACTCCACTGCTGACCGTCTAATATCATGTATATCCTCCAACCATGCTCCAGACTGCTCCTTAATACGGGCCACAAAATTATAGCTTCGGCGCTGACGGCATCGAGAATGGAAGTACGCCGAATTAGCGTCCCCAACCTGCAACCATTTGATGCCCGCCTTCTGTCTCCAATACTCACATTCCCACGCCAAACTCCTTGCATATAACGATTTTGCCTCCTCCAAGGCAGCCCGAGAAGCAGAATCCCTCTCGTTATCAAACCGTGCTTCTCTTTGTTTCAAAACAGCCTCAGCCTCCTTCACTTTGTTAAAAATATTACCAAAGACCTGTACATTCCATGCTTGCAAACAACATTTTACTGCCCGCAATTTATTGTAAAATTTTGGCATACCCACCCCCTCCACGGGCATCGCCCAGCCCTGACGAACCACATCCATAAAACCTGTATGTCGCTGCCAtacatttaaaaatttaaaagaacttTTCTGGTGGCTCGCACTGTGGGCAGTAATCAACAGCGGAGCATGATCCGATCGTCCTCTGGACAAATGCGAAACATGAGAAAGCGCGTACCCATCAGCCCAATCCCGATTCATTAAAGCCCTATCCAATCTCTGCCACACTCTACCATTCGTCCATGTAAATAACGACCCATCAAAAGGCACCTCCTCCAAGCCACAGGTGCCAATAGCGGCATTAAATTCCTCCATGTTCCGTGCATTGGCCGGGGACCCTCCCGTACGCTCCTCCGCATTGGAAATGACATTGAAATCCCCTGCCACCAACCAAGGCCCCCTAACAGTACCCATCAATTCTTCCATAGCTGCCCACAGCTCACGTCGCCCAACCC
This region of Coffea arabica cultivar ET-39 chromosome 3c, Coffea Arabica ET-39 HiFi, whole genome shotgun sequence genomic DNA includes:
- the LOC113735748 gene encoding uncharacterized protein, with the translated sequence MVVWNIRGASRKDSLRYLQKICKANALRFVVLLEPMSDTPQLEVVRRFLGFDKAAAALENKVWVFWCNEMSLCFREMAEQLLHMCINFPSGCSIQLSVVYARCSRVGRRELWAAMEELMGTVRGPWLVAGDFNVISNAEERTGGSPANARNMEEFNAAIGTCGLEEVPFDGSLFTWTNGRVWQRLDRALMNRDWADGYALSHVSHLSRGRSDHAPLLITAHSASHQKSSFKFLNVWQRHTGFMDVVRQGWAMPVEGVGMPKFYNKLRAVKCCLQAWNVQVFGNIFNKVKEAEAVLKQREARFDNERDSASRAALEEAKSLYARSLAWECEYWRQKAGIKWLQVGDANSAYFHSRCRQRRSYNFVARIKEQSGAWLEDIHDIRRSAVEFFSSLFASDHHGCLSPGLPFALPQLTSADNAMLGALPELEELKRVVFALEADSAPGPDGFGAGFYQVCWDIINTDLLEAV